The following DNA comes from Musa acuminata AAA Group cultivar baxijiao chromosome BXJ1-4, Cavendish_Baxijiao_AAA, whole genome shotgun sequence.
ATGTTTCCTTGCTTATAAGGTGATGCAGCCAGGGTGGGGATGGTGTATGTAGCACTCAGAAGACTAAAGTGGTTATCTTAATCAGAACTTTATAATCCAGTCATCATCATCCTCATCAAGGATAAAAAGCCACTGTAATATAATCACACACATTTCGATTCTACTTTctagataataaaataaatagtaaGCAAGCAAACCAGCTGCCTAAAACCGAAGATTAAGTTTAATGATTGATCTTTGTTCAAAATCTAGTGTTGGATGACGCAGCAATGACTCAGAACCGTCATTCTTAGCCACTCGGTAAGCAAGTCATCGCCACCAACCCCTTCCGGTCTCTCTCCATGTGGATGTCGACTACTGCAGGCAGCGCGGGGTCGTCATCCCATCGCACGCGGCACCGAGTCAGCTCCAGATTGAGATCGATCGTGAAAGGAGGCTTCTTTCGAGTTGGAACAGGCGGTTGTATGGATCCATACTAATTATAATAAAAGATAATTAGGTGAACCTAATTCCAGGTTTCGTTTGACGCTTGTCACCCCACCCGTCATAGGTGTGGTGGTTTGTTCTTCTTTTCGTCGTCAAGGTAGGTTCAGGTCTTGAGGAAGTGATGTCCATCATTTGAATTCTTCAAGCTAACGAGAACAATAATGGTTAGCAGTGCATTTTTCTGGTTCTGATCCAGGAAGAAAACCTAGAAAAAGCGGGTTCAGTCTCGTCGGACAGAAGAAATTAAAATGACATCCCACTGAGCTTATCTAACTCTCTCTTATTACTTTCTTCCATGTGAGCTGGAAGTTCTTTTGACGGAGGACATGACCCACAGAATCACATGGTGGGTGGGAGGAGCATCAGCCACCGCCATGGGGGTATGACTGAGCACCACGTCGGCCACCGCCGGGGTGGGCTCAGGCATCGGTTTGATGCACAGACCTACTCGTTTCGGTGGAAAAGTTGCCGACAGGGCGTAGTGGATTAGGCTCGCCATGCTGCAGCCACGGATAGATGCATTTGCCACATGAGTTGCCACCACCAATATCCATGATTAAGTAAGCGTCCGACAGAGACATCACTACCCGAAGAGCTTTTAAGTGATGAGAACGTTCAAGGAGATCATTCAATGCCAATATGAGGGCGCAAAGTGAGATAAAATGAGCACCATAGTAATaacaaatattcaaatgaatacTTCAAAAGTGGCAAATGTTGGATTAGTTGACGTTTTAATTGCCGAAGGAAGCCCATCCAATTAGATTCAATTCGACTGTTTTGATTCCTTCAAAATGGAATCGAAATCGGATTAATTTCAGACGATTTCAGTTCGATTTTGAATCGGAATCattgtttttaaattatatatatttccaATCGAAACTATTAGTTTTGGTTTCAAATTTATGGAGATGGAATGGAAACAGAACTGCTCAGATTTCGATTCGGAACCATGGAGTCACTGATCGATTCGAATCGAATCATAGTAAGCTATTCATACGATAAACCATGATGATGGATTTGAAATCAGAATGGTTAAGTTACAAATATGGAGATAGAAAGTTATATAATATTTCATTTGCACTAAGAATACTTTCGACTGTTTAAATTAAGAATTCTCGTATTTCTTTTGGGCATAAATTATCCACCCCAAGCCCTAAAACCTCCAAGAAATCGACAAGGAGCAAAGAGACGAAGCGAGAAAAAGTCGTAATTGAAGATTAAATGAATGAAGGCGTTGAGGTCGTGGCAAGTGAGACGTCTTACGGCCCATGAGATCCTCTGCAAGACGCCTTGATGATACAATCAATCCAACTTGTGTCGTGAATGACCCACTTTATGAGCGACTGTGATAGCGAATTAGACTCGTGCAATTTGGGAGGGTTCCGAATCCGATCAGGTGAAAGGTTTGTGATGCCCGACGAAATAGGATTTCGCCTTTAAATTGTATGACGTCGCACAAGGTCAGCAAACTAAAGTGATCGTGGCCATCTATCCAAATGACGAGCGGTTCAAAAATTTGAACTTGATTCGCATACAGGCACGTTTTCAAACAAGTCATTCTGTCCATTACCCAAATAGATAAATTAGGAAGCATGATTAACTGTGAGACTTCCGACTTTAAACTAAGTAACACCCGCACTTTAACAATCAGCTTCACATGaataatcaaattcatttcaaataCAATTTTAGACTGCAAGTTTTTTGAAGTTCGAGCTATTAAACCAGATTTAGCTGCTATCTCGCGTCATCTTTCCGTATGCTTGCAGCTAACCTGATCACACTACCGGTAGTGCAGAAATAAAAGGTCTGTTtagaagacatgcaacaggaaatTATGATGATAGACCAAAGAGACTACACGAAGAGTTACCTAGTGTGGACGTTGTTGTTGAATGTCCTCAAGGTAAAAGCTTCAGTCAATGTGGTTCAGCCTAAAACAAATAATCCACACTCAATAGGTAGCTTCCAACGAGTGCAAAGGAGGCAATTCCACTGCATAACATCCGCAACTTGAGTCCACGAAACATGATATTCCTGTCTGCCGGAGACATCCCCGTAACTCTCTCTAGCCAGATTCCAGGGCGTTCCCATCTCAAAAGTTTCCTTTCCATGGCAATATACTGCACAAAAGACACCGAATAAACATGCATCATCAAGTATATTatcatgaaaaggaaaaaaagaaattagCTTTCAGTAGTGACTGAGAACTATCACGTTTCCGTCAATTAAAATTGCTGCAGAAATTGAATAATGATTTCAAGGTAACTTCAATTGTAGTCAGGTTAGAAGACTACATCATATCACTATTGTTGGTTGTTAGCCATCTCAGAAACACACATGGACAAGCTAACAAGGGCATTCTATAGTAGTATATTGTCAtggaaatttataatttaaaattttccatACATCATATATGTAGATACATTTCATCCATAAATTAATTAACCTATAAGAAACATAAAAATCACTGAGACTTTGGATGTATCTGTAGAACACTAATTCAAAATCAGAAAGCTAACAGTTCTGAGTCCATACATGTCACCATCATTTGATATGCCAAAGAAGCCGTGTAGATGATATATGCGTTCTAAAATTCCCAACATTAGGGTAAACAAGTCCAGATTGACTAGATGGACTGAGATAATCCAAGTTAACCCAACTACAATCAAACTAGAGTGGCAACTAAACTCAATCCAAATTAAGTAAATCAAATCCAATTAAAGCATGTCCAAACAGACCAGAATCCATCACAAACACCAGTTTTGATACTAGCAAAAACTGCAAATTATCTAGGAATCTACTGCCTTATTTGCAGCTAAACCACATTGGTGTGGCGGCCAGTGATATCTATGCACGGTCAAGTTTTTGTTTGAAAGGAGGATACTTCCAATCTAACCAAGGATTGCCATGTTGCTCAGTTTCGGACCGGTGTGCTATGCATAAAGGTATAGGTATGCACCATGCTGAGTCATGCTAACTGTTTCGGCACATACTTATGTTTAGACCCATGACCAAAAAAACATGGTTCCATGCCATTCCAGGAAGGCATCTGCGTGCCCCTTGAGAAAATACTATTTAGTCTAGTAATAATCTAACCCAACCATGTGATGAACGTACAGATGCAGTGTGAAGCCTTTCTGATAGTAAAAGCTTAACATTTAAATCTCCAAAAGAATTAAtttcaaatttaaaaaattgCTAGAATTTTTGTATGAGAATGCAAACTAATACCTTGGGTGTAACAATACAATGTGACCGAGTTTTGGCAGTGTCAAACGGGTGAGAAGCAGCGGCAGCTACCATTCCAGAAAACCCAGCAGCAAGACTTGAAGCCAGAGGGGAGACAGGGCCAACATCATCTATCGAcctaaataaaataaaacagaCAATTAGATGAACCAGCATTATGATTGTTCCATAGATAATTTTCTAATTAAAGCTTTCAAAACAAAAGCACACATTAGATCCAAAAATTCAATAGAACTTTGAAGATGAATACTGAGTGCTAAATTCTGCAATAATTATATTTTACAAGCTGGCTTTGCCCCTCTTAACAGACAATTCAATAGAACATTTTATATCCTAAAACTACCTCCAACGTAGGCCAGATCCAAATCCAGCAGTCAAAAAGGTGAAATGAGAGTATTCCATCTCCTACTGAAAAGAGAAAAGCCCACCTATCAGGCTACGGTATGGTTTTATCATGCAGCCGAACAATTTATTGAGGAATAGCACATTCAAAATCACACCAGTTAGGTTCAGTTTTCTAATCTATATAAGATGATATTCTTAATACAAAGGCACAACATTTCGTGTGCAGTAAATAACGAAAAGGCATTTATATTTAcaactattttaattttttttatcccaagaGATACCCTATCGAGGATGATGATTTTAGCTCAAAACAGTAGGTTTTATTGGAGCCCATATTCAagatgtgaattactaattatgcAAGTTCCAAGACAATCTTGCCTAATCAAAGGGTTAAATAATGGTTCTTTTTTAAAACAAGATATATAAGTAACTTCATTGCTGAAGGAACTAAAAAACTGAAAACCGATTAAGGGAAAGAACAGGGAGCATAACCAATTTGATCAACTTGTCCACATTCTCTGGAATATTAAGTAGTTTTTTCACTCCAATTTAATTGGATTGAAACAATGTAGAACAGGAATTCTATCATATTTTAAATGGTCAGCTCTCCTTATCAAACTTGATTTCCTGGAGGTCTAGCTTAGCCCATGACAACCAACATACTTTTTTATTAGATGAAAGTGCTCTTGACCGACCAAACTAGCCTGTCCAATATCCAGGGTAGATCCTACTTTGGAATAAATCATCAACAGGTCTGGTCATTTCTAGTCACATGTACGTGATCCTGATAGTAAATTTTAAGCTTGATTTGGATCCAAATCAATTGCAACCTATAACCCAGATCTGGAAACCCATCGACAGTTGACCTAAAATTAAAAAAGCTACAAGTCTGTGCTCAAAGCCTCATTCATTTGTTCACATGAAGTTACCCTCAAAATCACAACATAAGCCAATAAACATCCTACTTGGCATAGAAAAACCTAGTACTAATTACATAAGATATTTTAGTACAGTTGAAGCATATACTTTTTAACTTATATTTGTCAATCTGTATGCACACTGTAGTGTACTTCAATCAATAAAACACAGTGACTTATAAAAAAAGAGACTCGGATATAATTCTTATATATCTGAGAGTATTTCTTAGTTCATGATTAAAAGCAGATGCAGGAAACTAATATTTTTGAGAAGAATACTAATTAAATATAATGTAAATTCTGATAAGAACCTGGGTGGTGGATTCAAATCGAGAGCTTTCCAGTCAAGCATTGCTATGTGAAAGAATTGCCAGGTAGAAAAGAAAAAACCACCAAAAACACATTTTTGAGCTATTCCAGGTCGAAGTCCTCTCCATAAAGCACTCCATCCCTCCAATGATACAATTTTAGAAGGTTCTTTGACCTCAGAAGCAAATGGAGGCCTCCCAGAACCAGTCAGCATCCACGGATACTGCTTCAGCACACCACCAATGTCGATATGACTGGTCGAAAGAGTAGACAACATACCAAGAGTATTATTCCATGCCTTCATATTAGGAGTGGAACCAggtagtaattttgaaataagtgGAGTTGATTCTTGCATAACCCCAACAGAACCAAGTTTCCTAAGGAGAGAAGCAGAGGAGACCTGACTGCGAATTTTAAGAAGTTCAAATGGGGTACAAATAACAGCTTCCATGGCACCTGCTGCCATGCCTGCCAAAAAAGCCTCAGAAACATGCACATAGTTGTATGTTCTTCCATCTACCAAATACAACAAACACAGCATAAGAGTAtttaacaagaagaaagaatatgGAGCTCACATGAACATACCATGACTACAGCATTACATAATTAGTATTCCCTCACATGTTTTATGAGGTGATCCCACACACACAAACTAACAAATACACAAATAATGCTCCATGACCTGCAGCATGTTGTGCTGCAATATTCCAGTCAATGTTTCAAAAGCATATTGGACAAAAACATGGTCAAAGGCTAGATCTATCCTAGCTCTCTGACTAGTATGTCTGGCAGATCTTAGCCATGACAAATTCAATGTTCCTAGAAGTAGTCTAGCTTCATCCATGAAACATGAAAGCTTGAaacaagaaaggaaggaaaagaaacCTATAAATAAGTAAAGCAAGCAACAGATAGAAGGAATTTCCCCAAAGGCTCAAATTAAGTTTTCTGATATGTCCTTTAACAAAAACACCAACCAATATTcataacaagagagagagagagagagagagagagagagagagtttattgAAGGAAAGGAAAGAGACTGTGAGAGCAAAGACTTGTCACTGATTTAGAAtgggaaaaaaaagagagatgcaATAAAGAGAAAAATCTGCACCTGAAACTCATATTAATTTAATTCTGATATGCTTACCAAAAAAACCTACAATTAGGATTCATATTAAAAGCTTCAGAGCTGGAGTTAAAATTGTACTTCAAAAAAGTTTATGAAGTTATGGAATATTATCTTCTTTGcacttcatttttatttttccacATGAGAGAGATTGATGTCGGCACATATGAGGTTCTTGCCCAGACTCATTGAAGATTCAGATAGCTTGGTCTGTGCCTAGTGCTTAAAGCTTATTTCAATTAGTACAAGATGGACAAGACACTGAAAACAAATCACATCTCATGTTATTCAAGTGTGTATGTGTAAGTTGCACTAATGGTTTTCTTATTGACGCTTAAGAAAGATACCTTTGTAGTAAGCAGTTAATATCTCATAGGTTCCAAAACGTGATCCGAAACCAAAAAGCTTACCAAGTACCGACCATCCAAGGCCACTGTAAAAacctaaaagaaaaataataggaatgagaaaagaaaccaaaatcaacaaaataaagaaaatataccATTCAGAAAAATCTAGTAAAGAAGATTTCTTAAAACATAACTAAAGCAACTACAGTTATAATCTAGTTTTATTAATCTGTAATTTGTTGtaacattataattataaaataaacatTTTAGATATTAAAAACAAATTATTTGAGTTATATAGTTCAACTTCTTGCTCTTCTTTAATCCTGCTAGTTCTACCACCACTATAAACTCTGATTCATATCTATATTCAATCAGCAATTATCTGTAACTTTACTCCTTAGATAATACCCATGACAGAGAATGAAACCAGATCGAGCTTCATAACTTTTTAAGAGCTATAAGTAGTGTAACCAATTGTTTAACAATCTTGTTTTGTACACGCAAGAGCAAGGACGTTCATGTTTCTAGAAACTGAAACTACTGCAGATGCAGTACAGGAAAAGCCTGGGATTACGGCAAGGTTGTGCACATTAAACATCCGCTAAAGCTGAATTGGTGGTAGCCTTGTTATTTGGGCTACCCACTATAGATATCCACGGATAAAAGAGATTTGATTTTAAAACCTCATCATATTTACTAAAAATATTGATGGAACCATGCCATACAACCAATTCTGTGACAATTATGACTAAGTCAAGAAGCTCAAGGCATAGAAACTAGGTTTTAAGGTAGTAACAAGGTTCAACAAAACAAGAGTACCAATCTGATGTGGGCAAACCAGATATGTCACACGGTCCAATTACCTAGTCAGAAACAAAGTAAATCTTCAACAACTTCACAGAATACTTTTTCGATACTCGTATAACTTAGCCATCGCAATAATCACATCAACTCATATTGGTAAACATACACTCAATAGACCTATTGAACAACAGATCCCAATTCAAGCCATCCCGTTTCCGTCTTTCTTGACAAACAACTCAAATGCCACAGAAAGAAATTGAAAAAGGATGCAACTTAGAACAAGCAATACCTGACAATCCTGAAACCATCCGAACCCTCTCGACCACCTGCCAAAGACCCACCTGTTGGCTTGACCCCGCACCAACCTGTTCATGCGCGAAATCTCGACGACTCATCATCGATCGAAAACAAAACCAGATATCAATACCTAAC
Coding sequences within:
- the LOC103982688 gene encoding uncharacterized protein LOC103982688 isoform X1, which gives rise to MRWGGRSAFDQMGFDLLTENLFAGHAAAAAGSVAGAAFLTHPLDTLKTLLQVGAGSSQQVGLWQVVERVRMVSGLSGFYSGLGWSVLGKLFGFGSRFGTYEILTAYYKDGRTYNYVHVSEAFLAGMAAGAMEAVICTPFELLKIRSQVSSASLLRKLGSVGVMQESTPLISKLLPGSTPNMKAWNNTLGMLSTLSTSHIDIGGVLKQYPWMLTGSGRPPFASEVKEPSKIVSLEGWSALWRGLRPGIAQKCVFGGFFFSTWQFFHIAMLDWKALDLNPPPRSIDDVGPVSPLASSLAAGFSGMVAAAASHPFDTAKTRSHCIVTPKYIAMERKLLRWERPGIWLERVTGMSPADRNIMFRGLKLRMLCSGIASFALVGSYLLSVDYLF
- the LOC103982688 gene encoding uncharacterized protein LOC103982688 isoform X2, producing MRWGGRSAFDQMGFDLLTENLFAGHAAAAAGSVAGAAFLTHPLDTLKTLLQVGAGSSQQVGLWQVVERVRMVSGLSGFYSGLGWSVLDGRTYNYVHVSEAFLAGMAAGAMEAVICTPFELLKIRSQVSSASLLRKLGSVGVMQESTPLISKLLPGSTPNMKAWNNTLGMLSTLSTSHIDIGGVLKQYPWMLTGSGRPPFASEVKEPSKIVSLEGWSALWRGLRPGIAQKCVFGGFFFSTWQFFHIAMLDWKALDLNPPPRSIDDVGPVSPLASSLAAGFSGMVAAAASHPFDTAKTRSHCIVTPKYIAMERKLLRWERPGIWLERVTGMSPADRNIMFRGLKLRMLCSGIASFALVGSYLLSVDYLF
- the LOC103982688 gene encoding uncharacterized protein LOC103982688 isoform X3, which codes for MRWGGRSAFDQMGFDLLTENLFAGHAAAAAGSVAGAAFLTHPLDTLKTLLQVGAGSSQQVGLWQVVERVRMVSGLSDGRTYNYVHVSEAFLAGMAAGAMEAVICTPFELLKIRSQVSSASLLRKLGSVGVMQESTPLISKLLPGSTPNMKAWNNTLGMLSTLSTSHIDIGGVLKQYPWMLTGSGRPPFASEVKEPSKIVSLEGWSALWRGLRPGIAQKCVFGGFFFSTWQFFHIAMLDWKALDLNPPPRSIDDVGPVSPLASSLAAGFSGMVAAAASHPFDTAKTRSHCIVTPKYIAMERKLLRWERPGIWLERVTGMSPADRNIMFRGLKLRMLCSGIASFALVGSYLLSVDYLF